One Akkermansiaceae bacterium genomic region harbors:
- the modA gene encoding molybdate ABC transporter substrate-binding protein, with protein MKKPFYILGLLLVTLGVLVFILSRHGKPVESSAEVLTVHCAAALQKPVREIARQYEMEYGTRIRLNFAGSGVLASQIKVSGGDLYIPADSSYIGPMKAEGLVLESTDLARLRAVVVVRKGNPRNIRSMDDLARRGVRISVGEPTAAIGSFVRRVLMESGDWERISPQILVTKPTVNNVVEDVATGAVDAGLAWDAVASQFKDVELVRVPVFEDIPRCATAGILRGAEVPAALHFMRYLAATGRGRDVFEKMGFTVPAVADSWTDAPVLTLFAGSMLRPAIEDRLRLFEQREGCRIKTVFDGCGTLLARMNENDAGAMPSAYFPCDSTFLSDVKDRFGPGMIITSNEIVMLVPKGNPRGLKKLDDLSKIGLRVGLADAGKSALGKLTMDMMMRYGCWDELHDSGNVVVLASKGEELANQMQSGALDAALIYLSNAMASPGMMADCKIIRLRQPDAIAHQPFVVAHDTPYPQMVLRLRDFITHDDARSRFEQLGFKFIKREWTDE; from the coding sequence ATGAAGAAACCATTTTATATTCTTGGCTTGTTGTTGGTCACCCTGGGGGTGCTGGTCTTCATTTTGAGTCGACATGGCAAGCCGGTTGAGAGCAGTGCGGAGGTGCTGACCGTGCATTGTGCGGCAGCCCTGCAGAAGCCGGTGCGGGAAATTGCCCGTCAGTATGAAATGGAATACGGCACCCGGATCCGGTTGAATTTTGCGGGCTCGGGAGTGCTCGCGTCGCAGATCAAGGTGTCGGGTGGGGATCTGTATATTCCCGCGGATTCGTCATACATCGGGCCCATGAAGGCCGAAGGCCTGGTGCTGGAGTCGACGGATCTTGCCCGCCTGCGTGCGGTGGTGGTGGTGAGAAAAGGGAACCCGAGGAATATCCGGTCGATGGATGATCTGGCGCGGCGCGGCGTCAGAATCAGCGTGGGTGAACCAACGGCAGCCATCGGTAGCTTTGTGAGGCGTGTGCTCATGGAATCAGGCGACTGGGAAAGGATCAGCCCCCAGATCCTCGTTACCAAACCAACGGTGAACAACGTCGTTGAAGACGTCGCGACCGGCGCGGTGGATGCCGGTTTGGCCTGGGATGCGGTTGCGTCGCAGTTCAAGGATGTCGAGCTTGTGCGTGTACCTGTTTTTGAAGACATCCCCCGTTGCGCGACAGCGGGTATCCTCAGAGGAGCGGAGGTTCCTGCCGCCCTGCACTTCATGCGTTATCTGGCAGCGACGGGGAGAGGCCGGGATGTCTTTGAAAAGATGGGTTTCACGGTGCCCGCCGTTGCCGATAGCTGGACAGACGCGCCGGTGTTGACCCTGTTTGCAGGCTCGATGCTTCGACCTGCGATCGAAGACCGGCTCAGACTGTTTGAACAACGGGAAGGGTGCAGGATCAAAACCGTTTTTGATGGTTGTGGCACCCTGCTTGCCAGGATGAACGAGAACGATGCTGGAGCGATGCCGTCGGCCTATTTTCCATGCGATTCGACGTTTCTCAGTGATGTGAAGGATAGGTTTGGCCCGGGGATGATCATCACTTCCAACGAGATAGTCATGCTTGTCCCGAAGGGGAATCCAAGAGGCTTGAAGAAGCTCGACGACCTTTCAAAAATTGGTCTCAGGGTGGGGCTGGCCGATGCCGGGAAAAGTGCTTTGGGCAAGCTTACCATGGATATGATGATGCGTTATGGGTGCTGGGATGAACTGCACGACAGCGGCAATGTGGTCGTCCTGGCCAGTAAGGGCGAGGAACTGGCAAACCAGATGCAGAGCGGTGCGCTTGATGCGGCTTTGATCTACCTCAGTAATGCCATGGCAAGTCCCGGAATGATGGCGGACTGTAAGATCATCCGCTTACGTCAGCCCGATGCCATCGCCCATCAGCCGTTTGTCGTGGCCCATGATACACCTTATCCGCAGATGGTGCTTCGTCTGCGCGATTTTATCACTCATGATGATGCCAGGAGCCGCTTTGAGCAATTGGGTTTCAAATTTATCAAAAGAGAATGGACCGATGAGTAG
- a CDS encoding TlpA family protein disulfide reductase, which yields MRLNTIRFASLAVLVSLMSFVQTAPAATDAEASAIIQEYDRLHRLWLTEMRLAPDARALDMIVKKRPDPTEYATKLKKLLARDLAHDWTLKYGAWLLENDQGIDEEGNPSLKPESQRALLNAVEEHHVNSPLVGRFCIAMVHLNDSGEVPAPGSIPLKSRGMKLLEKIQKNNPDPKVQGQAALAASIMLGSLGDDPRIMEQRIKNIREAVIKSADVKVGNVTVADIARDELFKINNLSKGRTAPDIVGVDSGNRPLKLSDFRGKVVMLVFWSSWDPDASRSLELLRKSAASKASQAFLILGVNRDSLTNLRSLEADRIVTWRNFSDPNQEIAKHYRIGSWPHCMVVDQEGVIQYRGVVGAFADAVASDLLQPKADKVPVK from the coding sequence ATGAGATTGAACACCATCCGCTTTGCCAGTCTGGCAGTCCTGGTTAGTCTGATGTCGTTTGTGCAAACTGCACCAGCGGCTACCGATGCCGAGGCTTCCGCCATTATCCAGGAATACGACCGTTTGCACCGACTTTGGCTCACCGAGATGCGACTGGCACCCGACGCACGTGCCTTGGATATGATTGTCAAAAAACGACCTGATCCCACAGAGTATGCCACAAAGTTGAAGAAGTTGTTAGCGAGGGATCTGGCCCATGACTGGACATTGAAGTATGGCGCGTGGTTGCTTGAAAACGACCAGGGTATCGATGAAGAGGGGAACCCGTCGTTGAAACCCGAGTCCCAAAGGGCTCTTCTCAATGCTGTGGAGGAACATCACGTGAACAGTCCCTTGGTGGGACGTTTTTGCATCGCCATGGTTCATCTCAATGACTCGGGTGAGGTGCCTGCACCTGGCAGTATTCCGCTTAAATCACGGGGGATGAAATTACTTGAGAAAATCCAAAAAAACAACCCGGACCCCAAGGTGCAGGGGCAGGCGGCTTTGGCTGCCTCCATCATGCTGGGAAGCCTGGGTGATGATCCGCGTATCATGGAGCAACGGATCAAGAATATCAGGGAGGCTGTGATCAAGAGTGCCGATGTCAAGGTGGGTAATGTTACCGTGGCGGACATCGCGCGTGATGAGCTTTTCAAAATCAACAACCTCTCCAAAGGGCGCACCGCTCCCGACATTGTTGGCGTCGACTCGGGGAACCGGCCACTGAAGCTGAGCGATTTCCGGGGCAAGGTGGTCATGCTCGTCTTCTGGTCGAGCTGGGATCCGGATGCTTCAAGGTCATTGGAGCTACTCCGGAAAAGCGCTGCCAGCAAGGCGTCCCAGGCATTTCTCATACTCGGTGTGAACCGTGATTCATTGACCAACCTCAGGTCGCTGGAAGCCGACAGGATTGTCACATGGAGGAATTTTTCCGACCCGAATCAGGAGATTGCCAAGCACTACCGGATCGGTTCGTGGCCTCATTGCATGGTGGTCGACCAGGAAGGCGTCATTCAATACCGTGGCGTGGTGGGTGCCTTTGCCGATGCTGTGGCCAGTGATTTGTTGCAGCCCAAAGCGGACAAGGTGCCCGTCAAGTAG